The Papaver somniferum cultivar HN1 chromosome 6, ASM357369v1, whole genome shotgun sequence genome segment gtGGTGCACAAAAAATGTGATATAAGACAAAAACAATTAGTAATGCATATATGTGTTCCTAATTAGATTTTCTGTTGCAAAGTAAAAGAATTCAGTAAAAATTAACTCTAAAAGAATTTTGATCGAATCTTCGGTCGACCCCCTATCGTGCGTGGTAATCTAGTTTATGATTTATCCATCAGAGGCTATGAAAAGGAATTAGCCACTCGTGGCTAAAAGTAGGGAAGATAAAAATTAGGATAATAAAAACTGGATATGAACAATGAAATTGAAAAGATTGGGGATTAAGATGAGGAGATTTAAGTAAGAAGAGAACCTCGATTGATGTTTTTATGAGAAATTTATGGACATGCAGACGATCAGATTGAGAAATTTTTTGAGTCGGTGAGAATTCTTGGTCGACTCAATATTGCCCGATCCTCAGAGCCCTCTAGAGAGGATTACATTTAGTTTTTTTCTGatgaatattttctttttaaaaaccgACACTGACACTAATCATTAAATTGACCACTAAATCATCAATATTAACACGAATCAAATAAGGATAAAAttgtcattaaaaaaaattaatggatATGGAGCTACGTCATTTTACTATTTCATGACTCTAATTTTAGAAGTATTGGATATATCCCGACTCCCGAAACACGGTTCTTGTGGACGGATTGGTTGCGAAAGGGATGAAGTTCCCACCCGCTGCTCGGGCCTAATTCCTAGCAACCAGGAAAAGGGAAAGAAATAAAAACTGAAGAAATCCTATGTCATTACAAAAATGAAATCTACAAATAACCCTGTCACAGGGATGAACCCTTCCTTCTTTGCAGCACAGCCATCAGCAAATCATTCCATAAGTCAATAGGCCCCGGCAAACACCAATGAACACAATCGGTGAAAGACTTGCCATCGGaatattgatctttccaatgatgcCCAGGATGTCCATCTGGTCTCATTATCATCGCACTAGTTATATCCAAAATCTCAAACATCTTCCCTTTTGTTGtgttcttaattttctcaaattcTTTCACTTGACGTCTGTTTATTTCCCGCTCCCATTCTGCATTAACCTGTTCTTCAGTGTATGGACGCGTTCTATTGCATTTCCCTCCACTATTCCAAGACCCGTACTCAAAATGCACAGGCGAAAATGTACGAAAGACAGTAACTAAGCCCTTACTACACTCCTTACATTCACTAATGTATCCGAGCGCAGTTCGGATGGCTTTTGAAATAGCGAATTGAGTTCCTAGATCAGGGATGTTTGGGTTGTTGCACTCGGTACATCCTATCAGTCTACCACCTTCATATAAGTGATTCATTCGGAGGAACCAGTGAGCAACAGAAATAATAGCATAATCCAGATTGGGGAATTTATCAGCCCAGTTAACATCAAGCTTGTCCAGGTGCAAATCAAACACGTTTGTCCTTGAACCATTTACAATTCCTTTATCTTCTGCTGCAACCAAGAATTTTGTCCAGTAGACCATGAGAGTGAAATCATGAGATGCAAAGTAAAATGTTCGGAACCGATCTTCAGAGTCCTTGTAGATATCTTTCGGAGTTTCTCCCTACACATTTCATATTTCATCTTATAAAAGGGTTTATATAAGCAAAATAGAATTACTAAAAGCATTTGATTAATCGCAACAATGCCaaagacaagaaaataaatatatgtaATTGAAGTTGAACTTACTTGAGATAGGAGACAAAGGAGCGACTCCATTTGATTCCTAGCAAGGGAATCGCCAATAAACGCTAACTTTTTACCACGAACTAAAGATAAAAATGCCTTTGGATTAAATCTTGGGAGCTCACATTCATCTGGTTTCCATCTCCAATTTATAAAATttacatctttccttccaaattTTCCGCAGTTCTTCGTGTCCGGTATCGTAGGACAGCTCCATTTTGTGTACAATGATCCATTATGTTCTGGTACCCATTGACCCTTAAACAAGTCACAGTACTTCTCTACCCCATAAACAAACCAAAAACTTAATCAGAACAAAACTTAGACTACAAAAAAAATACTGATAAAATTAACACGTATAGTACCGTGTACATACCCTTTTTGGGGTTGATATTCATGGCAGGAGTTTGATTGAGAGCCTTGTGAGGAACAGCATTGTTATTAACGAAAGGGAGCTTCTGCTTAGAGCTGAACTGGCTAAAGGGATTTGGAGAATCGAGAACAAAGACAGCGAAAAGCCAAGAAATACCTATTACCCAcgagaaaaataacaataatctCCATGCGTTTGCAGTATTACACATTTCCCGCTTCTCATTGTTGTTTGGAAGAATTTCAAAAGTTGCAGACTTCATGGTCTTTGGTTACGGATCAGAGGCTAGAGTTAGAGATCTAATCTTAGTTGAATATTCTTTTGGTTGGGTGTTCAAAACTAAAATATACAATACTAGTCCAGAAATCCAGTCCAGTAATAGCGGGCATGGAAATTAATTCTTTATGAATAACATTTGGCTTTGGAAACTGAGCACTGAACAGTTTTTTACATCTTGCTTTTGTCTACCGACACATAGCAAATTCCTGTTGAGTGAGAAGTGAGGGAACTATGAAAAGATGCATACACGAAGTTTAACATCATTTTTTCAGTATGAAGTTTGAAGGTGGGGTGGAAAAACAGATACATTAGCAATGAAATATTCAACgaacccaaaaaaagaaaaaaaagaaagagtaaatCGGAAAGTTACATATGAAGCAAAAGCAGGTTTTGCTGATTGCTTCAAACGTAGCTTCATGACAACAAGTTTATATACTGATTGCTTGCTTGGAATCAACTGTTATTAAAGGAAGCTCAGTGTCGCTTAATTCAAGGTCTGTCGTTTGTAAGTGGGCTCTTTTTCTAAACAACTATTCTACACCCATCGAAGCTGTACACCGTGATTTCCACCGAGAGGGAATCGAACGGATACACAGGAAATCGTTCTGCGCATCGGGATTGGGATGGGGCAGAAATGGGTCCCACCTCCTTCTCACACGGTACTGTTTCAGTGGATAAAGCATTTCTGTTTTCTAAATATCTTTAAGAGACCCCAAAAATGACACATGGCATCGCTACAGTCATTTTGATTCGTGGTTAAGCCATACCATCATCGTTATCCATCTCATTAATAAGTCATAATACCCTTTTACACTCTTATATGAGCTTCATAGGAAAAGACACAATTTAAATGTTCAAAACTACGTTCAAGAGACCCATAGTATATACATGAAAAATCATGCATCTATGTAAGTATTATATAAATAGTTCGTCAAGCTTAGCGTGAAAAGACGCAACCTATATCTTCTCCCTTAAAGGCTTTGACAAAATAAGCTTTCATGTTGAACGGTGATGAAACCCTCGCTTTCTACTGGCTGAAAAAGGCTTTTTCTAATGTAGAAGTTATGGTGAAGACACTTGACATAACTCTATTGGTCGGAACATTAAAAATTggttacactttgtttacatcaAGTATTTAAGCGTTCGTTATTAACAGCGTCGATAAAAAACTAGGTGGAAAACACTTCTGTTAGAGTTCTAACCTAATTATTTTTATTACACATATTTAACAGTACAGTATTAACACCGTCTTAGGTGGACAGTACTTCCAGAGAAATTCTTCACTTTCCTGACATCTATTGCTTGAATCACAataatttaaaaaggaaaaaaaattcttcactttttcttcttcttcttcttcttcttcttctttaataaaTCCCAGCTACAGTCGAACTTCGATAAACGAATGTTCGATAAGTTAATAACCTCGTTAAATGAATAATTTTTTCCGGTCCCGACTTGGGccaaggtgataaatgaataacctcgctttctgcattagtgaataaaaaaattcaatccttaaaggaccctatgaaaatataaacgaataatcactaaattatatgtataaaatatgtatataagaataaaccaaaatacataatcagtaaatcttacataaaaaaatatgtacaaaTAAACTCAAAAAAATCCATCTATGATTGATTGTCCTTTTCTTCCACCCAAATCAAAATGCAGCGCATCCTTAATTTTATTCAATTCTTGCACAATTCCTGGAATATTTTGCTCATGTTGTAGCAACTATATTCTTAAAGTGACCATCGCTTGAAAGGCATCTTTAGATGACACATTTGGTACGAcgctactatcatctggttcaaGATCATTCTCATCAGTCATTATTGACTTATTAATTTATTTGTCTGTTGGGGATTCAATAGCTGCATCATTCTCGTTAGAATAGTAAATTAGAAATGACACCAGTTAATCCTTAGATATCTTCTTCTAATTGACCTTATGGTTCGGGAACATCAATATCTTTAGGCCGAATTTTACAATGGCGAAAACAAGTTTTAATTGTTTCGTCGTCACATCAAATCTCCAAGCCATAGTAGCAAAATTAATAGTATCCAATATGTTAATCTTTTTAATATTTTGGTGGATCAACTTCAAGGCTTTGCAAGATGCTAGAATAAAAACAACGCCTATATGAACTTTGAATGCTCGAATAATCTCAGCATCACATGGTTGAATTTTAGAAGTTATATTAGGGGGAAAGAATTTTCACCAATACCCTCGAGGTACTTTTTGTACACCTTCTCTTATACAATTGTACTTCCTAATTAAGAAAATGTtgtctaaatgaataaatattcctttatcgataaatgaataaaaataaataatcccGGTAAAAGAATATTTCCCAAggcattcatttatcgaggttagaCTGTATATCTcgaatattttctctttttttttgatagaaaacGAGATTATATTAACTAGCAAATATAGTACAAAAGATTTACAAGGTCAGTTTTTTCAAAAACATTAGATAAGATGCTAGCTTTTTGAACTTTTTGAGTTAACTGAGTCGACATTTGATGGAGTTTTTTAATTCTTGCTTCCTTGGCGATGAAGTCTTCTGCAAAACCCTATACTTCCTGGAAATAAAGTTGACTCGAGCTTGAGGGAGATCCTTCAAAATTGTCTTAACTTCCTGCATTGAGTTTTCTGTTGTCCAAGAGATATCCTCGCTAACCTTATTAAATGAGTCCGTCAGAGTCTTACAGTCGGTGACTATTGATGTACTAGATAGGATATTTTTCTTTAGCCATGAAACCGCCTTTAGCAAAGATTTTGTTTCTGCATGTAGGGATGAGGCAGCCCATTCTGTTCCCGCTGATAGGTGCATGAAGGCCTCATGGTCCACTGAGTACAGGATAAAAGCATAGACCATCCATAAATCCTCTTTTTTGAAAGAGGCATCTATGAAGATTATACAGTCTGTGTTTATCTTTCACCATGTTTTACTTGAGCAATTGGTCTTCTGAGTAGATGAAATCTTGAGAGGAGGTGCTGGAGGGGTAGATTCTAGGAATCTATTAATTTTAccaattaaagtcttcgactcttGTTTGATTTTCTCAAATACCACTGAGCATCAACTATTGAATAGTAGATATTTTCCCTGTTAAAATTGTGAGCTCATTATCCGTGATCCACCATTTTACCCCAAGAAGCGATCCAGTCTGACGTGCAACTCCAATTTAGGTTTACAAGGGAAAACCCAAACCAAATGGCCCTAGCAAAAGGACACTCTCTAAAAAGATGATGCTCCATTTCTTGTTCTTGATTATTACACATCTGGCAAATTGTTTCAATATCCGGATACTAAGCTCCTAGTCTAGAAGAAGTTGGAAGGGCTTTTTGGACCAGTTTCCAGATGAAAAGTTTAATCCGAGGAATTATTGGGATTTTTCCGATTTTTTCCCAAGGAAAGTCTATTTGGGAGTAAGTATCATTGTATTGCTTCGCCAAAAAATTATAGATATTCTTGGCAGAAAAATTTCCCGAATGATGATGTTTCCATTTAATGGTATCCTGTTCTTGGCTTCTTGGAGTTATTGCAAGTATCTTTTTTCTATCCTCCGGGTCGAAAAAATTGTCCAATTTTTCCTGGTCCCAAGTGTTATCCTCCTTAATTAATTCTTGAACCATAGACGAGAATTGGAATTGGAATTGGTGGGTTGGAGAGTTTAGGAACCAAGTCGGTATCTAAAATCCATCTGTCTTCCCATATTTTTACCGATTTTCAGTTTTTGATTTGCCACACGAAATTCCTTTTGATCAAGTCTAATCTTTTTTGGATGCTTGTCCAGATCCAAGACAAATTAGACTTTTTGGAAGCTTCTGATGGATGTGAATTTGGGTAATATTTGTCTTTAAGAAGCTTGACCCATAATTGATCATGTTCGGCTATCAGTCAACTGGCGATCTTAGTGAGGAGGGCTATATTAAATTTATGTGGGATTTTGATTCCTCAATCTCCTTGGTGAATGGGTTTGCAAATAATTTTCCAAGCTCTAATGAAACCtccttgcttttttttttctcttttttttttccaccaGAAGTTTCTTTGGATGTGATCCAGTTGATCAAGAGTCTCTTTTGGAAGCGCAAGAACTTGCATTTGATTTGATAGGTTGGGTAGGCTTGAGGAATATATTTTATTAAGACGGTCCGACCCGCTTGAGATAGGAGTTTAGATTTCCAACCTTGAAGAgttgaaaaatattttctttaggaGTGGTTCAAAGTTGGCTTTCCTATTCTTGTCGAAATATAGCGGGGTACCTAAGTatctatcatttttttttcatcaggGGAATCTTTAAAAAATTTGCTATAATTTTTCCATGTTTCGGATGAATGCGAGGGATGACATAAACACTAGATTTTTTCAGATTTACCATCTGGCAAGTGATTTTCCCAAAGAGCTTTAAAATATCCAATATGTTTTTTGCTTCTCCTAAATCCGCCTTTTTGAATAGAAAACAGTCGTATGTAAAGAATAAATGGGAGATGTTGGGAGCATTTCTGTTGACCTGGAACCctgatattttattttcttgaatagCTTTTTCAGGGATTCTGGAAAGTATTTCCATGCAAATTAGGAAAATAAACGGTGATAAAGGATCACCCAGCCTTAGACCTATCTAGGTGTTGAAAGTGGGTCCCGGAGAACCATTTAGGAGGATCGAGAATGAGGTTGTTGATAAACATTGCATAATGAGTTTTGTCCAGTTCTCGGAAAAGCCAAAAGCTGTGAAGACCTTCTAAACAAAGGTCCATTATGCCCTACAGAAGGCTTTTGAGAGGTATAGTTTTAACGCTAGAAAtccctttttttctttcttggatATGTTCATAGAGTGAATAAGTTCATGGGAAATTATGATATTGTATGTGATTTGTCTTCCAGGAAGGAAAGCTGATTAATTTTGGGAGATTATCTTATTAAGTATGGGGTTTAATCTATTAGCTAAGATTTTGGAAATTATTTTGTAAACGATATTGTTCAAGCTAATAGGTCTGAAATCTCTAGGGGTTTGAAGTGTGGAAATTTTTGGGATGAGGGTTATGTATGAATAGTTGAAATATTTGTTGAGGACACCAGATTTAAATAAATCTTGCACTGATTGAATATTATCGTTTCCGAGGGTGTCCCAGTTTGCTTTAAAAAAAACTGGttgaaaccatctggacctggggcTCCCCACTGGTTCATATTAGAGAGAGTGAGCTAAATTTCTTCTTTTATGGGGATTTCTGTCAAAGAATAGTTTTCTTCATGGGTGATGCAAGGTTTTATTATGCTGGAAAGCTCGAATTCGAAGTTGTTTATCTGGGATGTTCCAATTTGTTGAAAATGACTAACCAAAAGTGAGTTGATTTGATCTCTGTCTGATAGACAAAGCCCAGACGGTTCTCCGAGGGAGTTTATTGCGTTGATTCTTTTCCTATTTGAGGCAGTGGCATGGAAGTATTCTGTATTCTGATCATATTCTTGAAGAATTTATCTCTTGAGAGTTGATGATAGTAGTCATTTTTCCCACTTACCTAGCTCTGCTTGAAGATTTTTTAATTTCTCTATGTCCTTGGAAATGTTTCCCGATCTATGGATATTGTCAATTTTGTTATTTAGGGATTTCATATTTTTGTGAATATTCCCAAAGGTATTTGAGTTCCAGTGGGCTAAATCGGATGAGAGTAATTTAAGAAGCCCGGAAAAGTTTTGTTCTTGGTTATTCTCAGGGTGTAATTTCTAAGAATCATTGACTACCATAGGAAGAGAGGGGTGAGTTAACCAAGATCTAATGCATCTAAATGGTTTCTGAAGCCTAATCTTTTTTGGGTTAGAATCTAGTAAGATTGGTATGTGATCAGAACCTACTCTCGTAAGATGATTTACCTTGGTATCCGGAAAAATCTGGGCTCATGGTAATGACGTAAACGCTCTGTCAATTCTTTTGCAAATGTTTGCTTCACCTTTTCTGTTGTTTGACAAAGTGAAAGGAGATCCGTCATAAACCGCGTCTTGGAGGCTCAAAGAGTTAATTGTGTCGACCATGAAAGAATTACTACTTGAACCCGCCTTATTTCCGCCTTGTTTTTTATCTGGATCCAATATGACATTTAAATCCCCTA includes the following:
- the LOC113291239 gene encoding protein ALTERED XYLOGLUCAN 4-like, giving the protein MKSATFEILPNNNEKREMCNTANAWRLLLFFSWVIGISWLFAVFVLDSPNPFSQFSSKQKLPFVNNNAVPHKALNQTPAMNINPKKEKYCDLFKGQWVPEHNGSLYTKWSCPTIPDTKNCGKFGRKDVNFINWRWKPDECELPRFNPKAFLSLVRGKKLAFIGDSLARNQMESLLCLLSQGETPKDIYKDSEDRFRTFYFASHDFTLMVYWTKFLVAAEDKGIVNGSRTNVFDLHLDKLDVNWADKFPNLDYAIISVAHWFLRMNHLYEGGRLIGCTECNNPNIPDLGTQFAISKAIRTALGYISECKECSKGLVTVFRTFSPVHFEYGSWNSGGKCNRTRPYTEEQVNAEWEREINRRQVKEFEKIKNTTKGKMFEILDITSAMIMRPDGHPGHHWKDQYSDGKSFTDCVHWCLPGPIDLWNDLLMAVLQRRKGSSL